A region of Vespula vulgaris chromosome 1, iyVesVulg1.1, whole genome shotgun sequence DNA encodes the following proteins:
- the LOC127061732 gene encoding cysteine-rich protein 1-like, which translates to MPNCPKCGKPVYFAERKTFLGNDWHSSCLRCEKCNKTLTPGSHAEHEGKPYCNHPCYSALFGPGGFGRGGAESYIYNK; encoded by the exons ATGCCCAATTGTCCAAAGTGCGGCAAACCAGTGTACTTCG cCGAACGGAAGACCTTTTTGGGTAACGATTGGCATAGTTCGTGTCTAAGATGTGAGAAATGTAACAAGACGTTGACGCCCGGTAGCCATGCGGAACACGAGGGCAAACCTTATTGTAATCATCCTTGTTATTCGGCCCTTTTCGGCCCTGGAg gcTTCGGACGAGGCGGTGCTGAGAGTTATATTTACAACAAATAA
- the LOC127061542 gene encoding transient receptor potential channel pyrexia-like, with translation MEDNKNRVKLMLAIENDEIDEALKILDEDDSNELLQPLGLLGITVVHLAAWKGHLDLLKRFLERGANIKSLDKIGRSALFYAAHAGHLEVTQWLLKNKSSTETRIGIDSCRRHGLKIQETSKVDCRVGQDLPVPECCGRTPLHQAAKNNHSDVVKTLVEAGANVNAQDERGITALLLAGCNVNSNDVIEMSKFVEIIDVLVSAKASTNVIHSGTGLTALHLATALGSPRAVRRLLEGDAWPLFQCADTKSTPLHIAADAGNLETLLVLLKKIRRDHVDIRDKIGQTALHLACYQGHRECARVLIDHGGYLSAETKSGVTVIDVVFAHIPGPISFLTDIMDTRVRFINHQNIGEDAHISIDFSILAPHSELQTNVIIALIAAASNVEQLGILQHPLIESFLHLKWAKLRVFFFLLVFLYVSFVLSLSTFAITLLRQGNCHVPQIVLSICSTMLLLYNTAQVMMLPRHYIRQFETWLSFISAALSFMVCMIVDNIRFVVITSNGIRTPELVLHSISIAILLGWIQMMLLIGRFPTWGYYALMFSTVLSNILKVLLAFVCMIFGFALSFTVLFHNNEQFHDCWKAIVKTVVMMMGEYDYENLFPSDTKGDKSFLTVTSRVIFLGFIILASMVLMNLMIGLAVNDIQGLQKEGHIRRLLKQAEFVAHLEKLTSHQIFKSNWLHPWFRTIVNSRRVVTTKMLLHCRDNNLYESFRGISIELMESLFLLASRNNQQNERNRVGFKSSRIDTNAMSLLINLQEQIQQLQKLYCPSIPDRRSKLFGKRLIRRRLSWDV, from the exons atggaggacAACAAGAATCGAGTGAAACTAATGTTAGCGATAGAGAATGATGAAATCGATGAAGCGTTGAAAATCTTGGATGAGGACGACAGTAACGAACTCCTTCAACCACTCGGATTACTCGGCATCACCGTTGTACATTTGGCCGCATGGAAGGGTCATTTGGATTTGTTGAAACGATTTTTAGAGAGAGGTGCCAACATCAAATCTCTCGACAAAATTGGTAGGAGCGCTCTGTTTTATGCCGCACACGCCGGTCATCTCGAGGTAACTCAGTGGCtgctaaaaaataaaagttccACGGAAACTAGGATCGGTATCGATTCCTGTCGCAGGCATGGCTTGAAAATCCAAGAAACTAGCAAAGTTGATTGTCGAGTTGGTCAAGAC CTGCCGGTACCAGAATGTTGCGGTAGAACTCCTTTGCACCAGGCAGCAAAGAATAATCATTCCGACGTGGTGAAAACTTTGGTGGAGGCTGGTGCGAACGTTAACGCACAGGACGAGCGAGGTATTACGGCATTGCTACTGGCAGGATGTAATGTGAATTCCAACGACGTTATCGAGATGTCGAAGTTCGTTGAAATTATCGACGTTCTCGTTTCTGCGAAGGCTTCGACGAATGTCATACACTCGGGCACAg GTTTAACGGCATTGCACCTTGCAACAGCATTGGGAAGTCCTAGGGCGGTAAGAAGGTTGCTCGAAGGTGACGCATGGCCCCTTTTTCAATGCGCCGACACGAAAAGCACACCTCTTCATATTGCGGCAGACGCCGGAAACCTGGAAACTCTACTCGTTCTACTTAAAAAGATACGTAGAGATCACGTCGACATACGCGACAAG ATCGGTCAGACAGCCCTTCACCTAGCTTGTTATCAAGGTCATCGTGAATGCGCCCGAGTTTTGATCGACCACGGTGGCTATCTATCGGCTGAAACGAAAAGCGGTGTCACCGTTATTGACGTCGTGTTTGCTCACATACCAGGTCCAATATCGTTTTTAACGGATATCATGGATACTCGTGTTCGATTTATCAATCATCAAAATATTGGCGAAGATGCTCAT ATTTCCATCGACTTTAGCATTTTGGCGCCGCACAGTGAGTTACAAACAAACGTTATCATAGCTCTTATAGCAGCTGCCTCGAACGTCGAACAATTGGGAATTTTACAACATCCATTGATCGAATCGTTTCTTCATTTGAAATGGGCGAAATTGcgtgtcttttttttccttctggTATTCCTTTACgtatctttcgttctctctctctcaacattCGCCATAACTCTTCTTCGACAAGGTAACTGTCACGTACCGCAAATCGTACTTAGTATATGTTCGACCATGTTGCTACTTTATAACACTGCCCAGGTTATGATGTTACCAAG aCATTACATAAGACAATTCGAAACATGGCTCTCCTTCATTAGCGCCGCTTTATCGTTCATGGTCTGCATGATCGTCGACAATATACGTTTCGTCGTGATCACGTCAAACGGTATACGCACACCCGAGTTGGTATTACATTCCATCAGTATCGCAATTTTGTTGGGTTGGATACAAATGATGCTGCTTATAGGACGTTTTCCAACTTGGGGATATTACGCGCTTATGTTTTCAACAGTCTTATCGAATATATTGAAG GTACTCCTAGCGTTCGTTTGTATGATTTTTGGATTCGCTTTGAGTTTCACTGTTTTATTCCATAATAACGAACAGTTCCACGATTGTTGGAAAGCCATAGTGAAGACCGTGGTAATGATGATGGGCGAATACGATTACGAGAATCTTTTTCCAAGCGATACCAAGGGCGATAAGTCTTTTCTAACGGTCACCAGTCGGGTCATCTTTCTTGGCTTTATAATACTCGCAAGTATGGTTCTAATGAACCTGATGATCGGCCTCGCGGTCAACGACATTCAAGGCCTACAGAAAGAG GGCCACATTCGTCGATTGCTCAAACAGGCAGAATTCGTGGCACATTTGGAGAAACTAACTTCTCATCAAATTTTCAAAAGCAACTGGTTACATCCTTGGTTTAGGACTATCGTCAATTCGCGGCGCGTAGTTACGACGAAAATGTTGCTGCACTGTCGCGACAATAATCTTTACGAATCCTTTCGTGGAATATCCATCGAATTGATGGAATCGTTGTTTCTCTTGGCCTCGAGGAATAATCAGCAAAATGAACg CAATCGTGTCGGTTTTAAATCAAGTCGTATCGACACGAACGCGATGTCTTTATTGATCAACTTGCAAGAACAGATTCAACAATTACAGAAACTTTATTGTCCATCTATTCCCGACAGACGTTCGAAATTATTTGGTAAACGATTAATTCGTAGAAGATTAAGCTGGGACGTTTAA